In Planctomycetia bacterium, one DNA window encodes the following:
- a CDS encoding VWA domain-containing protein, protein MIPGGIIHTYLGYDPQRFPMPAREPPDLVSPAFEHMLAYGSMRRFTDEELANAIELDPSQIRGLGPSLDSLLAMLEERKRKILETYETAGAKQAAQRAYESAARNTHPPKAKQAAFDRAVRAAQMRDLEKLWYGESQRSEFARALVTLMDRLGDAFQVEQLAAKYAFTGRTPMSVEKAIEIKDELETIDRLIEQLKEAARNAKLYLINMDELARFANEEQVNELQALQRQVEEMVRHLAEEQGLQRDGKQFALTPKAFRVFQSKLLDRIFADLQAARSGRHVDDITGEGAVELPRTKPYEFGDSLANMDVAGSLVNALVRQTQKSAQSPASPDDASTASGKRRIRLTPADIEIHRTRNTPKCATVVVMDMSGSMRYGGQYINVKRMALALHGLIRSEYPGDYVDFVEVYTVAKRRHVSEVPALLPKPVTIYDPVVRLRADLSDERITERDLPPHFTNLQQGLRLARTLLQVQDTPNRQIILITDGLPTAHYEDNQLYMLYPPDRRTEHFTLREGAACRDQGITINVFLLSSWGQTEEDVQFANTLAERTAGRVFFVGGRELERYVVWDYLKQRRYRIG, encoded by the coding sequence ATGATCCCCGGCGGCATCATCCATACCTACCTCGGTTACGACCCGCAGCGCTTTCCGATGCCCGCGCGCGAACCGCCGGACCTCGTCTCGCCCGCCTTTGAACACATGCTCGCTTACGGCAGCATGCGCCGTTTCACCGACGAGGAACTCGCCAACGCCATTGAACTGGACCCCTCGCAGATTCGCGGCCTCGGGCCGAGCCTTGATTCCCTGCTGGCGATGCTCGAAGAGCGAAAGCGCAAAATTCTTGAGACGTACGAAACCGCCGGCGCGAAACAGGCTGCGCAGCGCGCCTACGAATCCGCCGCCCGAAATACCCATCCGCCCAAAGCGAAGCAAGCAGCCTTTGATCGCGCCGTGCGCGCGGCCCAGATGCGCGACCTGGAAAAGCTCTGGTACGGCGAATCGCAGCGAAGCGAATTCGCCCGCGCCCTGGTCACGCTCATGGATCGGCTCGGTGACGCGTTTCAAGTCGAGCAGCTCGCCGCGAAGTACGCCTTCACCGGCCGCACGCCGATGTCGGTCGAAAAAGCCATCGAAATCAAGGACGAGCTGGAAACGATCGATCGCCTGATCGAACAGCTCAAGGAGGCCGCGCGCAACGCGAAGCTCTATCTCATCAACATGGATGAGCTGGCCCGCTTCGCGAACGAAGAGCAGGTGAATGAATTGCAGGCGCTCCAGCGCCAAGTCGAGGAAATGGTCCGTCACCTCGCCGAGGAACAGGGCCTGCAGCGCGACGGCAAGCAGTTCGCGCTTACGCCCAAGGCCTTCCGCGTGTTTCAATCGAAGCTGCTCGACCGCATCTTCGCTGATCTTCAGGCGGCGCGCAGCGGCCGGCACGTGGACGACATCACCGGCGAGGGAGCGGTCGAATTGCCGCGCACCAAGCCCTACGAATTCGGCGATTCGCTCGCGAACATGGACGTCGCCGGCTCGCTCGTCAACGCGCTGGTCCGCCAGACGCAGAAATCCGCTCAATCACCTGCCAGCCCGGACGACGCTTCAACGGCTTCCGGCAAGCGGCGAATTCGACTCACTCCGGCCGACATCGAAATCCATCGCACGCGCAACACGCCCAAGTGCGCCACGGTCGTCGTCATGGACATGAGCGGTTCGATGCGCTACGGCGGGCAATACATCAACGTCAAGCGCATGGCCCTGGCCTTGCACGGGCTGATTCGCAGCGAATACCCCGGCGACTACGTGGATTTCGTCGAGGTGTACACCGTCGCCAAACGCCGGCATGTTTCCGAAGTCCCCGCGCTGCTGCCCAAGCCGGTGACGATCTACGATCCCGTCGTGCGCCTCCGCGCCGATTTGAGCGACGAACGCATCACCGAGCGCGATCTGCCGCCGCATTTCACGAACCTCCAGCAGGGCCTGCGCCTCGCGCGCACCCTGCTCCAGGTGCAGGACACGCCCAATCGTCAGATCATCCTCATCACCGACGGCCTGCCCACGGCCCACTATGAAGACAATCAGCTTTATATGCTCTACCCACCCGATCGCCGCACCGAACACTTCACGCTGCGCGAGGGAGCCGCCTGCCGAGACCAGGGCATTACGATCAACGTTTTTCTCCTTTCAAGCTGGGGCCAGACCGAAGAAGACGTGCAGTTTGCCAATACTCTCGCCGAACGCACCGCCGGGCGCGTCTTTTTCGTGGGCGGCCGGGAACTGGAGCGGTACGTCGTCTGGGATTACCTCAAACAGCGGCGATACCGCATTGGCTGA
- a CDS encoding dienelactone hydrolase family protein, whose product MYQRGSTSAFLLTSLLTCGCGQLSPCPNERLNTSATQPSPQTFAEQPYVGTADAYQFGPLQVVSTAIERCDRGAPVLLRIHAPEDPGHYAVLLFQHGFMVESSAYEGMLRQIASHGFVVVAPQMYQPGLMALFGTPTAFEEAEVASGLVDWMTEHLSAVTGVTARVDRLAIGGHSRGGKVAWLTALKDATRFRAIIGVDPVDGRGGPAGNQPRVAAEPFPFNLPALVIGAGLNGACAPTGDNYVQFYESSQSPAWRIVAKNYAHGDMLDEPAAAASAAFCGTGADRESMRRATAGMMVLFLREALQRGGSPPGDLYVANPPPIEIDAVSK is encoded by the coding sequence TTGTATCAAAGGGGTTCCACTTCCGCATTCCTGCTCACGTCGCTCCTGACGTGCGGCTGCGGGCAGCTTTCCCCGTGCCCGAACGAACGACTGAACACCAGCGCCACGCAACCATCGCCGCAGACGTTCGCGGAGCAGCCGTACGTCGGAACCGCGGATGCCTACCAGTTCGGGCCCCTCCAGGTGGTGTCAACAGCGATCGAGCGATGCGATCGCGGCGCGCCGGTCTTGCTTCGCATTCACGCACCAGAGGATCCCGGCCACTACGCAGTCTTGTTGTTTCAGCATGGGTTCATGGTGGAAAGCAGCGCCTACGAAGGCATGTTGCGGCAGATCGCCAGCCACGGATTTGTCGTCGTCGCGCCGCAGATGTACCAGCCCGGCCTGATGGCGCTGTTTGGCACGCCGACTGCATTCGAGGAAGCGGAGGTCGCTTCGGGGCTGGTTGATTGGATGACCGAGCATCTTAGCGCCGTCACCGGCGTGACCGCCCGGGTGGATCGACTCGCGATCGGCGGGCATTCGCGCGGCGGAAAGGTTGCCTGGCTGACGGCTTTGAAGGATGCAACGCGATTTCGGGCGATCATCGGGGTCGATCCGGTGGATGGCCGCGGGGGACCGGCGGGGAATCAACCGCGCGTGGCAGCGGAACCGTTTCCGTTCAATCTGCCGGCGCTGGTGATCGGGGCGGGATTGAACGGCGCCTGCGCACCGACTGGAGACAACTATGTGCAGTTTTACGAGTCGAGCCAGTCTCCCGCGTGGCGAATTGTGGCGAAGAACTATGCCCACGGGGATATGCTGGACGAGCCAGCGGCGGCGGCGTCCGCAGCGTTTTGCGGCACCGGGGCGGATCGCGAGTCGATGCGTCGAGCGACCGCGGGGATGATGGTTCTATTCCTGCGCGAAGCGCTTCAGCGGGGCGGGTCGCCTCCCGGCGACTTGTACGTCGCGAATCCTCCGCCGATTGAGATCGACGCGGTATCAAAGTAA
- the rfaD gene encoding ADP-glyceromanno-heptose 6-epimerase, giving the protein MIAVTGAAGFIGSNLAHRLARDGHDLMLVDREVTPAKAPNLNGLPAARLRPAGDVLRHDQFLDDLEAGRLKPDVVFHLGACSRTTETNWEFLQEINIRYTQRLWNWCAANNRSLIYASSAATYGDGRMGFNDRTPPSELKPLNLYGKSKNDFDQWALEQVTAGRPAPPCWAGVKFFNVYGPREGHKDRMASVVWHARRQILDTGEVRLFKSNDPAIRDGEQRRDFVFVGDCVDHLIWLWINHAPSALYNSGTGTPRTFLDLAHAVFATLNREPRIRFIDMPPDVAGQYQNFTQADMTRLREAGYAAIATSLEAGVRQTLAE; this is encoded by the coding sequence CTGATCGCCGTCACCGGCGCCGCGGGCTTCATCGGGTCGAACCTGGCGCACCGCCTGGCGCGCGACGGGCACGATCTGATGCTCGTCGATCGTGAGGTCACGCCCGCCAAAGCGCCGAATCTCAACGGGCTGCCCGCCGCACGCCTCCGCCCCGCCGGCGACGTGCTCCGGCACGATCAGTTTCTCGACGATCTCGAAGCCGGGCGGCTCAAGCCCGATGTCGTCTTCCACCTCGGCGCGTGCAGCCGAACGACCGAAACAAATTGGGAGTTTCTTCAGGAGATCAACATCCGCTACACGCAGCGGCTCTGGAACTGGTGCGCCGCGAACAATCGATCGCTCATCTATGCCTCCAGCGCCGCGACCTATGGCGACGGCAGGATGGGCTTCAACGATCGCACCCCGCCGAGCGAGCTGAAACCGCTCAATCTCTATGGCAAAAGCAAGAACGACTTTGACCAATGGGCGCTGGAACAGGTCACGGCGGGCCGCCCCGCGCCGCCGTGCTGGGCCGGCGTCAAGTTCTTCAACGTCTACGGCCCGCGCGAGGGACACAAGGACCGCATGGCCAGCGTCGTCTGGCACGCGCGCCGGCAGATTCTCGACACCGGCGAGGTGCGCCTGTTCAAGTCAAACGATCCCGCGATTCGCGACGGCGAGCAGCGACGCGATTTTGTCTTCGTCGGCGATTGCGTTGACCACCTGATCTGGCTCTGGATCAACCACGCCCCCAGCGCCCTTTACAACTCCGGCACCGGCACGCCGCGAACCTTTCTCGATCTCGCGCACGCCGTTTTCGCCACGCTCAACCGCGAACCGCGCATCCGTTTCATCGACATGCCGCCCGATGTCGCCGGCCAGTATCAGAACTTCACCCAGGCCGACATGACGCGATTGCGCGAAGCCGGCTATGCCGCAATTGCGACATCGCTCGAAGCGGGCGTTCGGCAGACCCTCGCCGAATAA
- a CDS encoding deoxyhypusine synthase, whose translation MATKKELLTTPIEHIDITKFDYAKLVGSMEHMAYSSRDLHRAATIYNMMLNDADCGIILCMAGSLVSAGLKKVFADMVRNRMVDCIVSTGANLIDQDFFEGLGFKHYLAPDRFKSGMEDDTLRELHIDRIYDTFIDEDELRICDDVTKQIFDGLMPRAYSSRELLREFGRYLDQNGKNRDSILLAAYENDVPIFAPAFSDCSAGFGLVAHIAERGGKDHVIWDGGRDFYELTQLKIQCPRTGIFMIGGGVPKNFTQDVVVAAEILGQDVEMHRYAIQVTVADVRDGALSSSTLKEASSWGKVDTAFEQMVYSEATLAVPAIVGYGYGQGAWKKREARRWQKFFEMTPQHV comes from the coding sequence ATGGCCACGAAAAAAGAACTGCTGACCACGCCCATCGAACACATTGACATCACCAAGTTCGACTACGCCAAGCTTGTCGGCTCGATGGAGCACATGGCCTACAGCAGCCGCGATTTGCACCGCGCTGCCACGATCTACAACATGATGCTCAACGATGCCGATTGCGGCATCATCCTCTGCATGGCCGGTTCGCTGGTCTCGGCGGGGCTGAAGAAGGTCTTTGCCGACATGGTGCGCAACCGCATGGTCGATTGCATCGTCAGCACCGGGGCCAACCTGATCGATCAGGACTTCTTCGAGGGACTGGGCTTCAAGCATTACCTCGCTCCGGATCGCTTCAAGTCGGGCATGGAGGACGACACGCTCCGCGAACTGCACATCGACCGCATCTACGATACGTTCATTGACGAAGACGAGCTGCGCATCTGCGACGACGTCACCAAGCAAATCTTCGACGGCCTCATGCCGCGGGCCTATTCCTCGCGCGAATTGCTCCGCGAGTTCGGCCGCTACCTCGACCAGAACGGCAAGAATCGTGATTCGATCCTGCTCGCGGCCTACGAGAACGACGTGCCGATCTTCGCCCCGGCCTTTTCGGATTGCTCGGCCGGTTTCGGATTGGTGGCGCACATCGCCGAGCGCGGCGGCAAGGATCACGTCATCTGGGACGGCGGGCGCGATTTTTATGAACTGACGCAGTTGAAGATTCAGTGCCCGCGCACCGGCATCTTCATGATCGGCGGCGGTGTGCCCAAGAACTTCACGCAGGACGTTGTCGTCGCCGCGGAAATCCTCGGACAGGACGTCGAGATGCACCGCTATGCGATTCAGGTCACCGTGGCCGACGTACGCGACGGCGCCCTCTCCAGCAGCACGCTCAAAGAGGCCTCAAGCTGGGGCAAGGTCGACACCGCCTTTGAGCAAATGGTCTACAGCGAGGCGACGCTGGCGGTGCCGGCGATCGTCGGCTACGGCTACGGCCAGGGGGCGTGGAAGAAGCGCGAGGCCCGGCGCTGGCAGAAGTTCTTTGAGATGACGCCGCAGCATGTCTAA
- the hutH gene encoding histidine ammonia-lyase, which yields MTSPHALILDGSPIPFKSLDATLGQPLRVTLAPKAVAAMAASRGQIDKLISSGAAIYGVNTGFGKLCNIRIPNDRLTTLQENLLISHAVGVGPPVPDDLVRLMLLFKINALARGASGVQPACVECLVHMLNADLLPVVPTRGSLGASGDLAPLAHLVLPLIGRGQIRANGQVLPAEQAFAANGIAPVKLAAKDGLALINGTQFMLAYAASIAIRAARLAKTADLVASMSLEALRGSARPFDDRLMQLRPHPGAAETASNMRKLLARSEILPSHANCDKVQDPYSLRCIPQVHGACRDALRHATEVFEREAGAVTDNPVLVDDEVISGGLFHGEPLAMTLDYLAIALSEWANISERRTYLLLSGHDGLPPLLLNDTGINSGLMIPQYTAAALVNECKLLAAPASTDSIPTSLGQEDHVSMGANGALKCRQSIDNAEIVLAIELLTAAQALDFRAPLKPGIGPLAAHAAVRRVIPFATADRAFGQDIQNALALVQDRAFLNEIEAAVGPLA from the coding sequence ATGACCAGCCCCCATGCCCTGATCCTCGATGGCTCGCCGATTCCCTTCAAATCGCTGGATGCCACGCTCGGTCAGCCGCTGCGTGTGACCCTCGCTCCCAAGGCCGTCGCGGCCATGGCCGCTTCGCGAGGTCAAATAGACAAACTGATTTCATCCGGCGCCGCGATCTACGGCGTCAACACCGGTTTCGGCAAGCTCTGCAACATCCGCATCCCGAACGACCGGCTCACCACGTTGCAGGAAAACCTGCTCATCTCCCACGCCGTCGGCGTCGGCCCCCCCGTGCCAGACGACCTCGTGCGCCTGATGCTGCTCTTCAAGATTAACGCCCTCGCTCGCGGCGCCAGCGGCGTGCAGCCCGCTTGCGTCGAGTGCCTCGTTCACATGCTCAACGCGGATCTGCTGCCCGTCGTCCCCACACGCGGCTCACTCGGTGCATCGGGAGACCTCGCCCCGCTGGCGCACCTTGTCCTCCCGCTCATCGGCCGGGGGCAGATTCGTGCGAACGGGCAGGTCCTCCCCGCCGAACAGGCCTTCGCGGCGAACGGCATCGCGCCGGTCAAACTCGCCGCCAAGGACGGCCTCGCCCTGATCAACGGCACGCAGTTCATGCTGGCGTACGCAGCCTCCATTGCAATCCGCGCGGCGCGACTCGCCAAGACGGCGGATCTCGTCGCGAGCATGTCGCTGGAGGCGCTTCGTGGCAGTGCTCGTCCGTTTGACGACCGGTTGATGCAACTTCGACCGCACCCCGGCGCGGCGGAGACGGCCTCGAACATGCGCAAACTCCTCGCCCGCAGCGAAATCCTCCCGTCTCATGCGAATTGCGACAAAGTGCAGGATCCCTACAGCCTGCGCTGCATTCCCCAGGTTCACGGTGCCTGCCGCGATGCGCTGCGGCATGCGACGGAGGTCTTCGAGCGAGAGGCCGGCGCGGTCACGGACAATCCCGTTCTCGTCGACGACGAGGTCATCTCGGGCGGACTGTTCCACGGCGAACCCCTCGCCATGACGCTCGACTATCTCGCGATCGCCCTCTCGGAATGGGCCAACATCTCCGAGCGGCGAACCTACTTGTTACTCTCCGGCCACGACGGATTGCCGCCGCTGTTGCTCAACGACACCGGAATCAATAGCGGACTGATGATCCCCCAGTACACGGCCGCCGCGCTGGTGAACGAGTGCAAGCTGCTGGCCGCGCCGGCCTCCACCGATTCCATTCCAACCAGTCTCGGTCAGGAGGACCACGTCAGCATGGGCGCCAACGGCGCGCTGAAATGCCGACAGTCCATCGACAACGCCGAGATCGTGCTGGCGATCGAGTTACTCACCGCTGCGCAGGCATTGGACTTCCGCGCGCCGCTCAAGCCCGGGATCGGCCCGCTGGCGGCGCACGCCGCGGTGCGCCGCGTCATCCCGTTTGCGACGGCCGATCGGGCCTTTGGACAAGACATTCAGAACGCGTTGGCGCTGGTGCAGGATCGGGCGTTCCTCAACGAAATCGAAGCCGCCGTCGGCCCGCTCGCCTGA
- a CDS encoding tetratricopeptide repeat protein — MARRARRRSPNSHTNPQPHRAAAPVSDESARDPAPARIPVPVACLILATAAMIAYLPGFGGAFLFDDAAEITQNETITSLRPWSRFFDNNTRPVASLSFALNYAVGGLEPIGYHVVNFVIHLLAGLTLFAILRRVFSMLRSDLPPDPALQTASASSLALVIALFWLVHPLQTQAVTYIVQRTESLAALFCLVALYAFHRAATAAERNSPRRATRSRFGWASVAAGACALGMATKQTALVMPIILFLFDWIVIAPRQGTSAIHRWPVHLLIAAAWIVPLAGGTFAAAVGADPYAATGFAFKGISPLDYLKTQAGVILHYLRLTLWPHPLCLDYDWPVARTPMQFVPQGLVILALLGTAAITALRRHALGFALLAFFILLAPTSSFIPIKDVIFEHRMYLPLAPIIAIVVVAVHRAMRHPWRRARIPLVMLATACLMTLTFLRNRDYRDPITMWTNVTVKQPTNARAFNNLGNALSLAGRDDDARRAFETALRLDPNHADALYNLGRLLHDAGRIQDAIALYRRAQAAAPHEIESSIQLGNALTDLNDLTGAAAEFERALTAATPRTPRRLLARAHFNLANTRARQNRIEDAETHYTAALHTKPDYAPAHRGLGWIAERQGRLDDAIAHYQAALAIDPSDGQARASLDALTSRAPARLTPSP, encoded by the coding sequence ATGGCTCGACGCGCACGCCGACGCTCGCCCAACTCACATACGAATCCGCAGCCTCACCGCGCCGCGGCGCCGGTTTCGGACGAGTCGGCACGCGACCCCGCACCGGCTCGCATCCCTGTTCCCGTCGCCTGCCTGATCCTGGCCACGGCAGCGATGATCGCCTATCTGCCCGGCTTTGGAGGCGCCTTCCTCTTCGACGATGCCGCAGAAATCACGCAGAATGAAACGATCACTTCGTTGCGCCCCTGGTCGCGTTTTTTTGACAACAACACGCGGCCGGTGGCCTCCCTTTCGTTCGCCCTCAACTACGCCGTCGGCGGCCTCGAACCGATCGGCTACCACGTCGTCAACTTCGTCATCCATCTCCTGGCGGGTCTGACGCTGTTTGCTATCCTGCGTCGCGTCTTCTCGATGCTTCGCTCGGACCTACCACCGGACCCGGCACTCCAGACCGCGAGTGCGTCATCCCTCGCACTGGTCATTGCCCTCTTCTGGCTCGTGCATCCGCTCCAGACCCAGGCAGTCACCTACATCGTGCAACGGACCGAATCGCTCGCCGCACTGTTCTGTCTGGTTGCCCTCTACGCCTTTCACCGCGCCGCCACCGCCGCCGAGCGTAACAGCCCACGCCGTGCGACCCGGAGCCGGTTCGGCTGGGCCAGCGTCGCCGCAGGCGCTTGCGCCTTGGGCATGGCCACCAAGCAAACCGCCCTGGTCATGCCGATCATCCTCTTCCTTTTTGATTGGATCGTGATCGCGCCTCGCCAGGGAACGAGCGCCATTCATCGCTGGCCCGTCCATCTGTTGATCGCCGCAGCGTGGATCGTCCCCTTGGCAGGCGGCACGTTCGCCGCGGCCGTCGGAGCCGACCCGTATGCCGCGACCGGCTTCGCCTTCAAAGGCATTTCGCCACTTGACTATCTCAAAACCCAGGCCGGCGTCATTCTTCACTACCTTCGGCTCACGCTCTGGCCGCATCCGCTCTGCCTCGATTACGACTGGCCGGTTGCGCGCACGCCGATGCAATTCGTCCCCCAGGGACTGGTCATTCTCGCATTGCTGGGAACGGCCGCCATCACAGCGCTGCGCCGCCACGCGCTCGGCTTTGCCTTGCTGGCGTTCTTTATCCTGCTGGCGCCGACATCCAGCTTCATTCCCATCAAGGACGTGATCTTCGAGCACCGCATGTACCTGCCGCTCGCGCCGATCATCGCCATCGTCGTCGTCGCCGTTCATCGCGCGATGCGCCATCCATGGCGACGCGCCCGCATCCCGCTCGTCATGCTCGCCACGGCTTGCCTGATGACGCTTACCTTCCTGCGCAATCGCGATTACCGCGACCCCATCACCATGTGGACCAACGTCACCGTCAAACAACCCACCAACGCCCGCGCCTTCAACAACCTCGGCAACGCCTTGAGCCTCGCCGGCCGCGACGATGACGCCCGCCGCGCCTTCGAGACCGCCCTCCGGCTCGATCCCAACCATGCCGACGCCCTCTACAACCTCGGCCGACTGCTGCACGACGCCGGTCGTATACAGGACGCGATCGCGCTGTACCGCCGTGCCCAAGCCGCCGCGCCTCACGAAATCGAATCGTCCATCCAGCTAGGCAATGCCCTGACGGACCTGAACGATCTCACCGGCGCAGCCGCCGAATTCGAACGGGCCCTCACCGCCGCCACGCCCCGAACCCCGCGCCGGCTCCTCGCGCGGGCGCATTTCAATCTTGCCAACACCCGCGCCCGCCAGAATCGAATCGAAGATGCTGAAACACATTACACCGCCGCCCTCCATACCAAGCCCGACTACGCTCCCGCCCATCGCGGACTCGGATGGATCGCCGAACGGCAAGGCCGGCTCGATGACGCCATCGCTCACTACCAGGCCGCTCTCGCGATCGACCCCTCCGACGGGCAGGCCCGTGCCTCGCTTGACGCGCTCACCTCACGAGCGCCCGCCCGCTTGACGCCGTCGCCCTGA
- a CDS encoding glycosyltransferase family 2 protein: MLPDSVRKQTYVIIAAYNEASAIEGVARGVLEYVDHVVVVDDGSRDATFEAAGRVTPHVLRHAINRGQGAALQTGIDYALRRGAEYLVTFDADGQHQAEDLPAMIGPIAAGECDITLGSRFLGEAENVPMTRRWMLRLGVVFTWLTSGKRLTDTHNGFRAFSRRAAERIHITLDGMAHASELLDQVASSGLPFREVPVRIRYTEYSLAKGQSSRGALRIVMQYLLGRVIR; encoded by the coding sequence TTGCTGCCCGACTCCGTTCGGAAGCAGACATACGTCATCATCGCGGCATACAACGAGGCGTCGGCGATCGAGGGCGTCGCGCGCGGCGTGCTGGAATACGTCGATCACGTCGTCGTGGTCGACGATGGGTCCAGGGATGCGACCTTTGAAGCGGCCGGCCGCGTCACGCCCCATGTGTTGCGTCACGCGATAAATCGGGGCCAGGGCGCGGCGCTTCAAACGGGCATCGACTACGCTCTGCGCCGCGGCGCGGAATACCTCGTCACGTTCGACGCCGACGGCCAGCACCAGGCCGAGGACCTCCCCGCGATGATCGGTCCGATCGCGGCTGGCGAGTGCGACATTACGCTGGGTTCGCGGTTTCTGGGCGAGGCGGAAAACGTTCCGATGACGCGGCGATGGATGTTGCGTCTGGGCGTTGTGTTTACATGGTTGACGAGCGGCAAGCGTCTGACCGACACGCACAACGGGTTTCGCGCGTTTTCGCGCCGCGCGGCCGAGCGGATACACATCACGCTTGACGGCATGGCGCACGCCAGCGAGCTGCTGGATCAGGTGGCGTCGAGTGGTCTGCCGTTCCGTGAGGTGCCGGTACGGATTCGCTACACGGAATACTCGCTTGCAAAGGGACAATCGTCGCGCGGGGCGCTGCGCATTGTGATGCAATATCTGCTTGGAAGGGTGATTCGATGA
- a CDS encoding DUF2304 domain-containing protein, with protein sequence MNYFQLVVLAVLAGLLAVNIVCVVRGWTTKRASLLWASLCVLAGVATAWPASTGWVAQRLGIGRGADLVFYCAVVVMMIGFWMVYLRLRHLGREMTQLVRHLAIVEAERRTTRGPDVS encoded by the coding sequence ATGAATTACTTTCAACTGGTCGTGCTGGCGGTCCTGGCGGGGTTGCTGGCAGTGAACATTGTCTGCGTCGTGCGCGGCTGGACGACGAAACGCGCAAGCCTGCTTTGGGCTTCGCTGTGCGTGCTGGCGGGCGTCGCGACGGCCTGGCCCGCGTCGACGGGGTGGGTGGCGCAGCGTTTGGGAATCGGGCGTGGCGCGGACCTTGTTTTCTATTGCGCCGTGGTGGTAATGATGATCGGCTTTTGGATGGTCTATCTGCGTCTGCGCCATCTGGGGCGCGAGATGACGCAACTGGTGCGGCACCTGGCGATTGTGGAGGCGGAGCGCCGGACGACGCGCGGGCCGGATGTCAGTTGA
- the der gene encoding ribosome biogenesis GTPase Der: protein MSLPVVAIVGRPNVGKSSLLNLLARRRVSIVDPTPGVTRDRVSAVCDLDDRYFELIDTGGYGIEDQDNLTEHVEQQIRFAIDGAALILFVVDIRAEITPLDLEVARLLRGVKTPVQLVANKADTEAIEHLAGHFIALGFGEPFCVSALHARHRRELMELILERVGDLAPDKAPDPVMKLCLVGRRNVGKSTFINALAGEERVIVSEVPGTTRDSIDVRVNLDGREFLAIDTAGLMKKGKHKTDVEFYGYSRALASIRRSDVALFLIDATVPISDVDKKLAGYIVEEFKPCVLVINKWDLAKGRADAEAYGEYLSKTMPHLAYAPIAFTTAVAGRNIRSTIELAQSLFNQARQRVTTGQLNRVIEEAVAAQQPMAGKHGGQPKLYYATQISVAPPTIVLFVNNTALIKEQYRRFVEKRIREALPFEEVPIRLIWRARESREGASRGAPARGAGPDNA, encoded by the coding sequence ATGTCATTGCCTGTGGTTGCCATTGTCGGCCGGCCGAACGTCGGCAAAAGCTCGCTGCTGAACCTGCTGGCGCGTCGCCGAGTCAGCATTGTCGATCCCACGCCCGGCGTCACGCGCGATCGCGTCTCGGCCGTCTGCGATCTGGATGACCGCTATTTCGAGCTGATCGACACCGGCGGCTACGGAATCGAAGATCAGGACAATCTCACCGAACACGTCGAACAGCAAATTCGCTTCGCCATCGACGGCGCGGCGCTCATTCTGTTCGTCGTCGACATCCGCGCCGAGATCACCCCGCTGGATTTGGAAGTCGCCCGGCTGCTGCGCGGCGTCAAGACGCCCGTACAACTCGTGGCCAACAAGGCCGACACCGAGGCGATCGAACATCTCGCCGGGCATTTCATCGCGCTGGGCTTCGGCGAACCGTTCTGCGTCTCGGCGCTGCACGCGCGCCATCGCCGCGAACTCATGGAGCTGATCCTTGAGCGCGTCGGCGATCTCGCGCCGGACAAAGCCCCCGACCCGGTGATGAAGCTCTGTCTCGTCGGGCGGCGGAACGTCGGCAAAAGCACCTTCATCAACGCCCTGGCCGGCGAGGAGCGGGTCATCGTCTCCGAAGTCCCCGGCACCACGCGCGACAGCATCGACGTGCGCGTCAACCTCGATGGCCGCGAGTTCCTCGCCATCGACACCGCCGGGCTGATGAAGAAAGGCAAGCACAAGACGGATGTCGAATTCTACGGCTACAGCCGCGCCCTCGCCTCGATCCGACGAAGCGACGTCGCGCTCTTTCTCATTGACGCCACCGTTCCCATCAGCGACGTGGACAAGAAACTCGCCGGTTACATTGTCGAGGAGTTCAAACCCTGCGTGCTGGTCATCAACAAGTGGGACCTCGCCAAGGGCCGCGCCGACGCCGAAGCCTACGGCGAGTATCTCTCCAAGACGATGCCCCACCTGGCTTACGCCCCCATCGCCTTCACGACTGCCGTCGCCGGCCGCAACATTCGATCGACCATCGAACTTGCGCAGTCGCTTTTCAATCAGGCGCGGCAGCGCGTCACGACCGGCCAGCTCAATCGCGTCATCGAAGAGGCCGTCGCCGCGCAGCAGCCGATGGCCGGCAAGCACGGCGGGCAACCGAAGCTGTACTACGCGACGCAAATCTCGGTGGCGCCGCCGACCATCGTCTTGTTTGTGAACAACACGGCGCTGATCAAGGAGCAGTACCGCCGATTCGTGGAAAAGCGCATTCGCGAAGCTTTACCCTTCGAGGAAGTCCCGATACGATTAATCTGGCGGGCCAGGGAGTCGCGCGAGGGCGCTTCGCGGGGAGCACCCGCTCGCGGCGCGGGGCCGGACAACGCCTGA